A part of Acropora palmata chromosome 8, jaAcrPala1.3, whole genome shotgun sequence genomic DNA contains:
- the LOC141890484 gene encoding protein NDRG3-like — translation MDERPLVSLTSVDVQESEPRVFDNHEAFNSLLSEHDVETSRGKVRVSRQGKDKKPAIVTFHDIGQNHTSAFLGFFNFTENRPLLDHFCIYHIDAPGQEEDSDNLPEEYQFPTLDELSDMVGEVVHFFGLKRFIGFGVGAGANILSRYALWHPTKVEALVLVELVASNGGWIEWGYQKLCVRQLQNKGLTTFVEDYLLWHHFGKKTKEENLDLVHSFKQSIQSVLNPRNLSLFINSYLQRTDLQIHRPDKTTSKKVLCLKCPALLITGATSPHQDDVVNTNARLDPEISTYFSVSESGGMPLEEQPHKVATSVFLFLQGLGYLTHLHAKPPKVTPPATREPSVC, via the exons ATGGACGAGAGACCTTTAGTGAGTCTAACGTCAGTAGACGTCCAAGAATCCGAACCGCGAGTCTTCGACAATCATGAGGCTTTCAATTCACTCCTTTCTGAACACGATGTGGAAACATCCCGGGGAAAAGTTCGTGTCAGTCGACAGGGAAAGGACAAGAAGCCAGCTATTGTAACCTTCCACGATATTGGACAGAACCACACGTCTGCATTCCTTGGCTTTTTCAACTTCACCGAAAATCGACCCCTTCTCGATCATTTCTGTATCTACCACATTGATGCACCGGGTCAGGAGGAAGACAGTGATAATCTACCAGAGGAATATCAGTTTCCAACCCTGGACGAACTGTCTGACATGGTCGGGGAAGTTGTACATTTCTTCGGCTTAAAGCGTTTTATTGGCTTTGGTGTTGGTGCTGGAGCAAATATCTTGAGTCGATATGCGCTTTGGCATCCGACAAAAGTGGAAGCGCTAGTGCTGGTGGAATTAGTGGCTTCTAATGGAGGATGGATAGAGTGGGGATACCAGAAG TTATGTGTCAGACAGTTACAGAACAAGGGGCTGACAACTTTTGTGGAAGACTATCTTCTCTGGCATCACTTTggtaaaaagacaaaagaggaaaacttAGACCTTGTCCATTCCTTCAAGCAGAGTATCCAGTCAGTCTTAAATCCACGAAATCTTTCACTGTTCATTAACTCATACCTGCAGCGCACAGATCTTCAGATACATCGCCCTGATAAGACAACCTCAAAGAAAGttttgtgtttgaagtgtCCAGCCTTGCTGATAACTGGAGCTACCTCACCACACCAAGACGATGTGGTAAATACCAACGCCAGATTAGATCCAGAAATATCCACATACTTCAGTGTATCAGAAAGTGGAGGAATGCCCCTGGAAGAGCAGCCGCATAAGGTGGCAACCtctgtatttttgtttcttcaaggCCTCGGTTATT TGACTCATCTTCATGCCAAACCACCTAAGGTCACTCCTCCTGCAACCAGAGAGCCAAGTGTATgctga